From Bacillota bacterium:
GTCTGTGCCATCGAGGTCGAGTCCCCGGAGTGCAGGCAGGAGGGGGAGTAGCTGACCGCCGCTCTTCGACTGGAGAGCCGCGGCTGCAAGCCCCTGGAGAAGTTGACACGCGCGGTGCGGGATCGGCGGGAGCGGGCGCCGGCCCGCTCTTGCTTTTTCTGTGCGCCCGTCGTATGATACGGATGAACACAATTTTGTGCTCAAAGGTGGCGCCTTTCATGGACCTGGTCAGGATAGGCGACAAGGTAGTCAACAAGAGCAAGATCTACCGGGCGGTGGATAAGATCCTCGAGCTCAGGTCATCCGGGCTGGCCCAGCAGGAAGTGGCCGACCAGATGGGCATAGACCGCGCCTTCGTGTCGAAGGTGGAATCCATGGGCGAGGTGCGGCGGGGGGGTCGGGTCGCCCTGATCGGGTTTCCGGTCAAGAACAAGGAAGAGTTGGCAGCCGTGGCCGCGTCGGAGGGCGTTGACATGGTCATGCTCATGACCGACAAAGAAAGGTGGCAGTGGGTGAGGGAGAAAAGCGGCGAAGTGCTCCTTGCCGAGGTAATGGCCCTCATCACCACGGCGAAGAACCACGATGCGGTGATATTCATAGGGTCCGACATGAGGATCAGGCTCGCGGAGGCGATACTGGGCGCGAAGGTGGTCGGCATCGAGATCGGGATCTCGCCGATCAAGGAGGATAAGTACGTGGACCCGGAACGGTTGAGGAGTCTCATTCGGGGTCTCAGGGTGTAGCAGTGACGCCCGCCCCGGCGTCGGCCAATCATTCGGTCCAGACCATTCGGGGGTGAACGTGTGAAGCGGGTCATAAGCGTGAGCCTTGGGTCGTCGAAGAGGGACCATTCCGCAAGAGTGACAGTCCTCGGGCAGGAATTCCTGGTCGAACGAGTGGGCACGGACGGGGACATGGAGAAGGCCGTTCGAATGATAAGGGAGCTTGACGGCAAGGTGGCGGCGTTCGGAATGGGGGGCATTGACCTTTACATAAGCGCCGGCGGGCGAAGGTACGCGTTCCGCGAGGGCAAGAAGATCGCGAGGGCCGCGAAGGTCACCCCGATCGTTGACGGGTCCGGCCTGAAGAACACCCTGGAGCGCCGGGTAGTGGAATACCTGGTTAAGAACGACGTCGTGCCGCTAAGGGGCAAGAGGGTGCTGCTCGTCTGCGGCGTCGACCGCTTCGGCATGGCGGAGGCGCTGGCGGAAGCCGGCTGCGACCTGATATTCGGCGACCTGATATTCACCATAGGTGTGCCCGTCCCGATTAGGTCGCTTCGCATGCTCGACATACTGGCCCGCATCCTTGCGCCCATTCTCGTTCAGTTGCCATTCGAGATGCTCTACCCAACCGGCAAGAAGCAGGAACAGACGGTTCCCAAGTATGGCAAGTA
This genomic window contains:
- a CDS encoding transcriptional regulator, with translation MDLVRIGDKVVNKSKIYRAVDKILELRSSGLAQQEVADQMGIDRAFVSKVESMGEVRRGGRVALIGFPVKNKEELAAVAASEGVDMVMLMTDKERWQWVREKSGEVLLAEVMALITTAKNHDAVIFIGSDMRIRLAEAILGAKVVGIEIGISPIKEDKYVDPERLRSLIRGLRV
- a CDS encoding quinate 5-dehydrogenase, whose amino-acid sequence is MKRVISVSLGSSKRDHSARVTVLGQEFLVERVGTDGDMEKAVRMIRELDGKVAAFGMGGIDLYISAGGRRYAFREGKKIARAAKVTPIVDGSGLKNTLERRVVEYLVKNDVVPLRGKRVLLVCGVDRFGMAEALAEAGCDLIFGDLIFTIGVPVPIRSLRMLDILARILAPILVQLPFEMLYPTGKKQEQTVPKYGK